In the genome of Dermacentor silvarum isolate Dsil-2018 chromosome 1, BIME_Dsil_1.4, whole genome shotgun sequence, one region contains:
- the LOC119436217 gene encoding tRNA methyltransferase 10 homolog B-like isoform X3: MVFGHLGASSSSADTMESTTPIHESPLFATGDNAVDETQNQDVPVAEPQTLSKNAARKLARYERVVAARKAKRREKKLARKSRLAAAKELGDCDVKSISGGQRQRPERLLQGEAVNRDTSPGSEMPAPCICIDMGHTEHMSDKELNKLSSQLRRLYGSNRHSCTPLKLFFTHFPSSCRLYKMCVEKHQGFERYSVEMRAESHVELFPKDSLLYLSPDAPEALPTTPLGSNTVYVIGGLVDETVHKNISLSSAHAEGIRCAQLPIDEFMERCGGTGCKILTVNQVPLTYRYILHSLQLDLRSNMKLTSSECSTFC; the protein is encoded by the exons ATGGTTTTTGGTCATCTCGGGGCTTCCAG CTCATCAGCGGACACTATGGAGAGCACAACCCCGATCCATGAAAGCCCGTTGTTTGCCACCGGTGATAATGCTGTTGATGAGACACAAAATCAGGACGTGCCTGTTGCTGAGCCACAGACATTGTCG AAAAATGCAGCGAGGAAACTTGCCCGATATGAGAGGGTAGTTGCTGCCCGGAAGGCAAAGCGTCGTGAGAAGAAACTGGCTCGGAAAAGCAGACTAGCTGCAGCAAAGGAACTTGGAGATTGTGACGTCAAGTCAATTTCTGGTG GTCAGCGGCAGAGGCCTGAAAGGCTGCTACAGGGGGAGGCAGTCAATCGTGACACTTCGCCAGGCTCTGAAATGCCTGCTCCATGCATCTGCATTGACATGGGGCACACAGAACACATGAGTGATAAG GAGCTGAACAAACTGTCATCACAGTTACGAAGGCTCTATGGCTCTAATCGTCATAGCTGCACTCCCTTGAAGCTATTCTTCACTCATTTTCCTTCATCTTGCCGTCTTTACAAGATGTGTGTTGAAAAGCATCAAGGATTTGAAAGGTACTCG GTGGAGATGAGGGCAGAAAGTCATGTGGAGCTGTTTCCTAAGGATTCGCTGCTCTACCTGAGTCCGGATGCACCTGAGGCCCTCCCAACTACACCCTTGGGATCCAACACTGTTTACGTTATTGGAGGCCTTGTGGATGAAACAGTTCATAAG AACATTAGCCTGAGCAGTGCACACGCAGAAGGCATTCGGTGTGCACAGCTACCAATTGATGAATTTATGGAGCGCTGTGGGGGCACAGGTTGCAAGATTCTTACTGTCAACCAGG TGCCACTGACATACCGGTACATTCTCCACTCTCTCCAGTTGGATTTGCGCAGTAACATGAAGTTGACAAGTTCCGAG